A stretch of the Gossypium hirsutum isolate 1008001.06 chromosome D07, Gossypium_hirsutum_v2.1, whole genome shotgun sequence genome encodes the following:
- the LOC107954178 gene encoding cyclin-dependent kinases regulatory subunit 1 isoform X1, with protein MGQIQYSEKYFDDTYEYRHVVLPPEVAKLLPKSRLLSENEWRAIGVQQSRGWVHYAIHRPEPHIMLFRRPLNYQQQQENQAQQAMLAK; from the exons atggGTCAAATTCAATACTCTGAGAAATACTTCGATGATACTTACGAATACAG GCATGTTGTTCTTCCTCCTGAAGTGGCCAAACTTCTCCCTAAGAGTCGCCTCCTCTCTGAA AATGAGTGGCGTGCGATTGGAGTACAGCAGAGTCGTGGTTGGGTCCATTATGCTATTCATCGTCCTGAACCACACATCATGTTATTCAGGAGGCCTCTTAACTATCAGCAGCAGCAGGAGAATCAGGCTCAGCAAGCTATGCTTGCCAAGTAA
- the LOC107954178 gene encoding uncharacterized protein isoform X2 encodes MILTNTGMLFFLLKWPNFSLRVASSLKFDFGSWSCCRMSGVRLEYSRVVVGSIMLFIVLNHTSCYSGGLLTISSSRRIRLSKLCLPSN; translated from the exons ATGATACTTACGAATACAG GCATGTTGTTCTTCCTCCTGAAGTGGCCAAACTTCTCCCTAAGAGTCGCCTCCTCTCTGAA GTTTGATTTTGGTTCATGGTCTTGTTGTAGAATGAGTGGCGTGCGATTGGAGTACAGCAGAGTCGTGGTTGGGTCCATTATGCTATTCATCGTCCTGAACCACACATCATGTTATTCAGGAGGCCTCTTAACTATCAGCAGCAGCAGGAGAATCAGGCTCAGCAAGCTATGCTTGCCAAGTAATTAA